A stretch of Flexivirga aerilata DNA encodes these proteins:
- a CDS encoding acyltransferase domain-containing protein, which yields MSVPSSAEVRARICGPARRRAFSYFTVDPADRADFAAAADAVAADRERLAQVAEVVGRLREGMGVPLTRLPADLPGRFDPHDRRTPVAERFFYPVAFAAALPDALAFHRARAIPDAASRAIFADLGRHLRIFERTFGQTGLHVQEWFALHLRGLIYDFGRLQGNLSELTQPPAQLAAASVPAPPGAPVIDIHIPDSGPLRAAQVDASFARMRPFFARHFPELPPLRVAVCTSWLLDEQLERLVPGSNIAAFCGRWRPIGPPIDGDWSVRNFVFRRPDATPGELSGSSRLEQAVLAHWRSGGQLHVRTGWLTLPTRSGGRPTSEYWAP from the coding sequence GTGAGTGTGCCGAGCAGCGCCGAGGTGCGAGCCCGCATCTGCGGACCGGCCCGCCGGCGGGCCTTCTCCTACTTCACGGTCGATCCCGCGGACCGGGCCGATTTCGCGGCAGCCGCCGACGCCGTCGCGGCCGACCGTGAGCGGCTGGCGCAGGTCGCGGAGGTCGTCGGCAGGTTGCGGGAGGGCATGGGTGTGCCGCTCACCCGCCTCCCAGCGGACCTCCCCGGCCGTTTCGACCCGCACGACCGTCGGACGCCGGTCGCGGAGCGGTTCTTCTACCCGGTGGCGTTCGCGGCGGCACTGCCGGATGCCCTGGCCTTTCACCGGGCCCGCGCCATACCGGATGCCGCGTCGCGGGCGATCTTCGCCGATCTCGGGCGGCACCTGCGCATCTTCGAGCGGACGTTCGGGCAGACCGGCCTGCACGTGCAGGAGTGGTTCGCGTTGCACCTGCGCGGGCTGATCTACGACTTCGGCCGGCTCCAGGGCAACCTCAGCGAGCTGACCCAGCCGCCGGCCCAGCTCGCGGCCGCGTCGGTGCCGGCGCCCCCCGGCGCGCCCGTGATCGACATCCACATCCCCGACAGCGGGCCGCTGCGGGCCGCGCAGGTCGATGCGTCTTTCGCCCGGATGCGGCCGTTCTTCGCCCGGCACTTCCCGGAGCTGCCGCCGTTGCGGGTGGCGGTCTGCACCAGCTGGCTGCTCGACGAGCAGCTGGAGAGGCTGGTGCCGGGCAGCAACATCGCGGCGTTCTGCGGCCGCTGGCGGCCGATCGGGCCGCCCATCGACGGCGACTGGTCGGTGCGCAACTTCGTCTTCCGCCGCCCGGACGCGACGCCCGGCGAGCTCAGCGGCAGTTCCCGCCTGGAGCAGGCCGTGCTGGCGCACTGGCGCTCCGGCGGGCAGTTGCACGTGCGCACCGGCTGGCTCACCCTCCCCACCCGCAGCGGCGGGCGCCCGACTTCGGAATACTGGGCGCCATGA